A single window of Sebastes umbrosus isolate fSebUmb1 chromosome 16, fSebUmb1.pri, whole genome shotgun sequence DNA harbors:
- the LOC119474738 gene encoding olfactomedin-4-like, with the protein MEDWESGNVTTSGGGQECVCSVFLPDGTFPADRVQHMQQVTTDLRLEVEIHMNKLVHYGGKLDIFLGELMDLTVRVAMLESSPDNYIKLDFELLRIELREFEALVSQLRDSLNSSSPMLDSLYTEIHNMTLIVNQLETFDKSNLEVIRIEFAKLQKKLQECQEEQELIKPDIGNCNHTGILSVSKPTIIQLNAHLNPGYQYGGWGKDSKPVRGHESMYWYGAYSSPSVYEFYLYSNYDKLIQRSSFTHHGLPQGYEGVGNNYVVHGNAIYYQAANPVRMSKLNLTSSVYSHRQITKASDRFTYAYSPNQYLDFSADEKGLWVMYATEETKGKIAVAKIDEKSFGIEDEWTTRAFKPQVGNAFMVCGVMYATRPRDLNTEEIYYSYDTKTGEGRYMSVLFQKFQEKFVNLHYNPTDQRLYMYNNGYYASYNVRFNKE; encoded by the exons GAGGCTGGAGGTGGAGATCCACATGAATAAA CTCGTCCACTACGGAGGCAAACTTGACATCTTCTTAGGAGAGCTGATGGACCTGACGGTGAGAGTGGCCATGCTGGAGAGCAGTCCCGACAACTACATCAAACTGGACTTTGAGCTGCTCCGGATTGAGCTCAGAGAGTTTGAGGCTTTGGTGTCTCAGCTCAGAGACTCCCTCAACTCCTCCTCGCCCATGCTTGACAGCCTGTACACTGAG ATTCACAACATGACCCTCATCGTGAACCAACTGGAGACGTTCGACAAGAGCAACCTGGAGGTGATCCGCATCGAGTTCGCCAAGCTGCAGAAGAAGCTGCAGGAGtgccaggaggagcaggagctcATCAAGCCAGATATCG GCAACTGCAATCACACAGGAATCCTGAGCGTCAGCAAGCCAACAATCATCCAACTGAATGCTCATTTGAACCCAGGATACCAGTATGGTGGTTGGGGTAAAGACTCCAAACCAGTTAGAGGCCACGAGTCGATGTACTGGTACGGTGCATACAGCAGTCCCTCTGTGTACGAATTCTACTTGTACTCTAACTACGACAAACTCATCCAGAGATCCTCCTTCACACACCACGGTCTGCCACAAGGCTACGAAGGCGTCGGTAATAACTACGTTGTCCACGGCAACGCTATATATTACCAGGCCGCCAACCCGGTCCGTATGTCCAAATTAAATCTGACCTCTTCTGTTTATAGTCACAGACAAATCACAAAAGCAAGCGATAGATTCACCTACGCTTATTCACCAAACCAGTACCTGGACTTTTCAGCTGATGAGAAaggattgtgggtaatgtaTGCCACAGAGGAGACCAAGGGTAAGATCGCCGTTGCTAAGATAGATGAGAAATCATTCGGTATTGAGGATGAATGGACCACTAGGGCGTTCAAGCCTCAAGTAGGGAACGCTTTCATGGTGTGTGGAGTTATGTACGCCACCAGGCCAAGAGATCTGAACACAGAGGAGATCTATTACTCATACGACACCAAGACGGGAGAGGGGAGATACATGAGTGTTCTCTTTCAGAAATTCCAGGAGAAATTTGTCAACCTGCACTACAACCCCACCGATCAGAGGCTTTACATGTACAACAACGGCTATTATGCGTCCTACAATGTGAGGTTTAACAAAGAATGA
- the rps6kl1 gene encoding ribosomal protein S6 kinase-like 1 yields MAKRDYLVEAAKQIRMALDSEVNEDYEAAFSYYKNGVDLLLNGVQLDPNKERREAVKRKTTQYLKRAEEIFITHLQDNLGKGSSHLGGYSSLRFRPIRHLSSPVEDLEMCKVVGVTDKVLIVQSMVNKETFVVKSLVKSSWESRDQSTIIPQGVPYMVKLLRYYVSEDAVYLHLEHVKGGRLFSKLHKLRKEKAKEHPECFASGQPSIKLKTSYTSPTISTDYQHNIRGSAAVIPEKLSDGSPDTDFPTSWDETQQRLESCGTHSYIEETGCLQNTRSAASFHTKLDRLSLDSGPTRTQVNARIHPPAPSLCLHSSETQEQPALPLSCTRVSQALDVMSELQKQKAGMGLTECSSEFEVAWKAADPVHKCELINPYAVTDSHLNSTLGQTPPHTNQTSFIKSPNSENNGLSSSPAILHLPLHCQTQIRGRASWETNGSHQGAVLSVNSADVVTDSKQEFSSPTTEERNGMVVIRSTDRAVFSDYTDTSESPWPSSASLCHSSIAGKQGSFSGVKGETREGVEEAREMLSPGDKAAPGKERSFVSWFSSGSTGAAPHISGEDVDEFLKSAGSEGQRDDQIIEVDGWCHLPRIPVKSSRPTDKSMQTCWGLPEAEVRVLGAQILLALESLHQQGILCRDLNPRNVLLTSNGKVCLTFFGQWSEVQSEISSKAMEQMYCAPEIGGVSRVTEACDWWSLGALLFELLTGMPLWQLHPAGIHSHTQLIIPNHLSAAAASLLTELLQFDAGYRLGSGGGGVSDIKCHPFFSGVSWKALSC; encoded by the exons ATGGCGAAGAGGGATTACCTGGTGGAGGCGGCCAAGCAGATCCGCATGGCACTGGACAGCGAGGTCAACGAGGACTACGAGGCGGCTTTCAGCTACTATAAGAACGGGGTGGACTTGCTGCTGAATGGGGTTCAGC TGGATCCAAACAAGGAACGCAGGGAGGCTGTGAAGAGGAAGACGACCCAGTATCTGAAGAGAGCTGAAGAAATCTTCATTACACATCTGCAGGACAACTTGGGGAAAGGAAGCTCTCATTTAGGG GGTTACAGCAGCCTGAGATTCCGTCCAATCAGACACTTGAGTTCGCCTGTGGAGGATCTGGAGATGTGTAAGGTGGTGGGAGTGACTGATAAG GTCCTGATTGTCCAGAGTATGGTCAATAAGGAGACATTTGTTGTGAAG AGTCTGGTCAAGTCCAGCTGGGAGAGCAGGGACCAGTCAACCATCATTCCTCAGGGGGTGCCATACATGGTTAAGCTGCTAAGATATTACGTCAGCGAGGATGCTGTGTACCTGCATCTTGAGCATGTCAAAG GTGGGAGGCTTTTCTCCAAGCTGCACAAGCTGAGGAAGGAGAAGGCCAAGGAACACCCAGAATGCTTCGCTTCCGGCCAGCCCAGCATCAAGCTGAAGACCAGCTACACCTCACCCACAATCAGCACAGACTACCAGCACAACATCAGAGGGAGCGCAGCAGTGATCCCAGAGAAACTAAGCGACGGGAGCCCAGACACAGACTTCCCCACCTCGTGGGACGAGACTCAGCAGCGACTAGAGAGCTGCGGGACTCACTCCTACATCGAGGAGACGGGTTGTCTGCAGAACACCCGCTCCGCAGCATCATTTCACACCAAGCTCGATCGTCTATCTCTGGATTCGGGCCCGACGAGGACGCAGGTCAACGCCCGCATCCATCCACCAGCTCCTAGTTTGTGTTTGCACTCCAGTGAAACTCAGGAACAgcctgctcttcctctctcatgCACTCGCGTTAGTCAAGCTCTCGATGTCATGTCAGAACTCCAAAAACAGAAAGCAGGGATGGGACTGACGGAGTGCAGCTCAGAGTTCGAAGTTGCATGGAAAGCTGCAGATCCGGTGCACAAATGTGAGCTAATAAACCCCTATGCAGTGACTGACAGTCATTTAAATAGCACGCTAGGACAAACACCACCTCATACAAATCAGACCTCATTTATAAAATCAccaaacagtgaaaacaacggttTGAGTTCCTCCCCTGCAATTTTGCATCTTCCTCTCCATTGCCAAACCCAGATCCGTGGCAGGGCATCATGGGAAACCAATGGCTCTCACCAAGGAGCTGTTTTGAGTGTTAACTCTGCAGATGTTGTTACAGACTCAAAGCAGGAGTTCAGCAGTCCCACCACAGAGGAAAGAAATGGCATGGTGGTCATCAGGAGCACAGACAGAGCAGTATTTTCTGACTACACAGACACCTCAGAAAGCCCCTGGCCTTCCTCTGCTTCCCTCTGCCACAGCAGCATCGCAGGAAAACAGGGCTCGTTTTCAGGGGTCAAAGGGGAAACGAGAGAGGGCGTAGAGGAGGCCCGCGAAATGCTGAGTCCCGGAGACAAAGCGGCGCCTGGAAAAGAGCGATCATTTGTCAGCTGGTTCTCCTCTGGCTCCACTGGAGCCGCGCCCCATATCAGTGGAGAGGATGTGGACGAGTTCCTTAAATCAGCAGGATCAGAGGGGCAAAGGGACGATCAGATCATCGAGGTGGACGGCTGGTGCCACCTGCCTCGGATCCCCGTGAAGTCCTCCAGGCCTACGGATAAGTCCATGCAGACCTGCTGGGGGCTTCCAGAGGCGGAGGTGCGTGTCTTGGGGGCTCAGATCCTGCTGGCCCTGGAGAGTCTACATCAGCAAGGCATCCTGTGTCGGGACCTCAACCCTAGAAACGTCCTGCTCACCAGCAACG gaaaggtgtgtttgacatttttcggacagtGGAGTGAGGTTCAGTCAGAGATCAGCTCCAAAGCCATGGAACAGATGTACTGTGCTCCAG AAATTGGTGGCGTTTCCAGGGTTACAGAGGCCTGTGATTGGTGGAGCCTTGGAGCGTTGTTGTTTGAGCTCCTAACAGGAATG CCACTGTGGCAGCTTCACCCAGCAGGAATCCACTCCCACACCCAGCTGATCATCCCCAACCACCTCAGCGCCGCAGCTGCGTCTCTGCTCACTGAG TTGCTTCAGTTTGACGCTGGCTATCGATTGGGTTCTGGAGGCGGAGGCGTGAGCGACATCAAGTGTCATCCTTTCTTCAGCGGCGTCTCCTGGAAAGCTCTGAGCtgttag
- the dlst gene encoding dihydrolipoyllysine-residue succinyltransferase component of 2-oxoglutarate dehydrogenase complex, mitochondrial, which produces MLSHSRCLTRSFGRSLSAIRQGNNALARRATAALSASHSISLNNNVKSDPRSSVFQIQYFRTSVAHRDELVTVNTPAFAESVTEGDVRWEKAVGDTVSEDEVVCEIETDKTSVQVPSPAAGVIEELLIPDGGKVEGGTPLFKLRKGAGPPKAAGAPKAEAPAAAAPPPPSATPAPPPSAVGPIPTTMPPVPPVPAHAMDTKPVSAIKPTAARAAPAAPAEGGAKAARTESRVKMNRMRLRIAQRLKEAQNTCAMLTTFNEVDMSNITDMRKSYKDAFLKKHNIKLGFMSAFVKAAAYALADQPAVNAVIDDTTKEIVYRDYVDISVAVATPKGLVVPVIRSVEGMNFTDIEKAINLLGEKARKNELAVEDMDGGTFTISNGGVFGSMFGTPIINPPQSAILGMHGIFDRPVAIGGKVEIRPMMYVALTYDHRLIDGREAVLFLRKIKSVVEDPRVLLLDM; this is translated from the exons ATGTTATCCCATTCCCGGTGTCTCACCAGGAGCTTTGGCCGTTCCCTCTCTGCCATCCGCCAG GGGAATAATGCGTTAGCTCGTCGGGCCACGGCAG CTCTATCAGCTAGCCATTCTATCTCTTTGAACAACAATGT aaaatctgatccCCGGTCCAGCGTCTTCCAAATCCAGTACTTCAGGACATCTGTAGCTCACA GAGATGAACTTGTCACAGTCAACACCCCTGCATTTGCAGAATCTGTCACAGAGGGGGACGTGAGGTGGGAGAAAG CTGTTGGAGACACCGTCTCGGAGGATGAGGTGGTGTGCGAAATTGAGACTGATAAG ACATCAGTGCAGGTTCCCTCTCCAGCTGCTGGCGTGATCGAGGAGCTTTTGATCCCTGATGGAGGAAAAGTCGAGGGAGGAACTCCGCTCTTTAAGCTTCGAAAAGGAG CTGGTCCTCCCAAAGCTGCAGGAGCTCCAAAAGCCGAGGCCCCGGCCGCTGCGGCCCCTCCACCGCCGTCTGCTACTCCAGCTCCTCCCCCCTCAGCTGTGGGCCCCATTCCCACCACTATGCCCCCTGTGCCACCTGTGCCAGCACATGCTATGGACACCAAACCAG TTTCAGCCATCAAGCCCACCGCCGCTCGAGCTGCACCAGCAGCTCCGGCTGAGGGAGGGGCTAAAGCGGCCAGGACAGAGAGCAGG GTTAAGATGAACCGCATGAGACTGAGAATTGCCCAGAGACTGAAGGAAGCCCAAAACACCTGCGCTATGTTGACTACGTTTAATGAGGTCGACATGAG CAACATCACAGACATGAGGAAGTCCTACAAAGACGCCTTCCTGAAAAAGCACAACATCAAGTTGGGCTTCATGTCTGCGTTTGTGAAGGCTGCTGCCTACGCTCTGGCTGACCAACCTGCTGTCAATGCTG tAATTGATGACACAACCAAAGAGATTGTGTACAGGGACTACGTCGACATCAGTGTGGCCGTGGCCACGCCGAAG ggTCTGGTGGTTCCTGTAATCCGAAGCGTAGAGGGAATGAATTTTACTGATATTGAGAAGGCCATCAATCTGTTGGGAGAAAAg GCCCGTAAGAACGAGCTGGCCGTTGAGGATATGGACGGAGGAACCTTCACCATCAGTAATGGCGGCGTGTTTGGGTCTATGTTCGGCACACCTATAATCAATCCACCACAGTCTGCTATTTTAGGCATGCATGGCATCTTCGACAGGCCTGTAGCAATCGGTGGCAAG GTGGAGATCCGTCCCATGATGTATGTTGCCCTGACGTACGACCACCGTCTGATCGACGGAAGAGAGGCCGTCCTCTTCCTGCGCAAGATCAAGTCGGTGGTGGAGGACCCCAGGGTGCTGCTCCTCGACATGTAA